From one Phocoena sinus isolate mPhoSin1 chromosome 4, mPhoSin1.pri, whole genome shotgun sequence genomic stretch:
- the ACP3 gene encoding LOW QUALITY PROTEIN: prostatic acid phosphatase (The sequence of the model RefSeq protein was modified relative to this genomic sequence to represent the inferred CDS: inserted 3 bases in 2 codons; deleted 1 base in 1 codon; substituted 1 base at 1 genomic stop codon), with the protein MRAATLLVARAASLRLRLLLSFWLDRGVGAKELRFVTLVLRHGDRSPIXTFPNDPIKESSWPQGFRQLTQLGMEQHYKLGQYIRKRXEKFLNKSYKHEQVFVRSRDIDRALMSAMTNLAALFPPEGISVWNPSLPWQPIPVHTVPVSEDRLLYLPFRNCSRFQELERKTLKSEGFQKRLHPYKDFIEILPKFTGYNDQDLFGIWSKVYDPLFCEHVHNFTLPSWATEDTMTKLKEISELSLLPLYGIHRQKEKSRLQGGVLVKEILYHMKSATQPLNHRKXIIYSAHDTTVSALQMALDVYNRILPPHASCHLTELYFGKGEYFIEMYYRNETQHEPHPLTLPGCTPSYPLTKFADLVAPVIPQDWSTECAISNHEGTEDAMD; encoded by the exons ATGAGAGCTGCCACCCTCCTTGTGGCCAGGGCAGCAAGCCTTCGCCTTAGgctcctgctttccttctggctGGACCGAGGTGTAGGAGCCAAGGAGCTGAGGTTTGTGACATTG GTTCTTAGGCATGGAGACCGAAGTCCCATCTAAACCTTTCCTAACGACCCCATTAAGGAATCCTCATGGCCACAAGGATTTCGCCAACTCACTCAG CTGGGCATGGAGCAGCATTATAAACTTGGACAATATATAAGGAAAC TAGAAAAATTCTTGAACAAGTCCTATAAACATGAACAG GTTTTTGTTCGAAGCAGGGATATTGACCGGGCTTTGATGAGTGCTATGACAAaccttgcagctctatttcccCCAGAAGGTATCAGCGTCTGGAATCCCAGCCTACCCTGGCAGCCTATCCCAGTGCACACAGTCCCGGTTTCTGAAGATCGG ttgCTATACCTGCCTTTCAGGAACTGCTCTCGTTTTCAAGAACTTGAGAGGAAGACTTTGAAATCAGAGGGATTCCAAAAGAGGCTGCATCCTTATAAG GATTTTATAGAAATCTTGCCAAAATTTACAGGATATAATGACCAGGACCTTTTTGGAATTTGGAGTAAAGTCTATGACCCTTTATTTTgtgag CATGTTCACAATTTCACTTTACCCTCCTGGGCCACAGAGGACACCATGACTAAGTTGAAAGAAATATCAGAATTGTCCCTCCTGCCCCTCTATGGAATTCACAGGCAGAAAGAGAAATCTAGACTGCAGGGgg GTGTCCTGGTCAAAGAAATCCTCTATCACATGAAGAGTGCAACTCAGCCATTGAACCACAGAAA CATTATATATTCTGCA CATGACACTACTGTGAGTGCCCTACAGATGGCGCTAGATGTTTACAACAGAATCCTTCCTCCCCATGCGTCCTGCCACTTGACGGAA TTGTACTTTGGGAAGGG GGAGTACTTCATAGAGATGTACTATCGGAATGAGACGCAGCATGAACCACATCCCCTCACGCTGCCTGGCTGCACCCCCAGCTACCCTCTGACAAAGTTTGCTGACCTGGTTGCCCCTGTGATCCCCCAAGACTGGTCCACAGAGTGTGCCATAAGCAACCATGAAGGTACTGAGGACGCTATGGATTAG